Proteins encoded by one window of Enterococcus faecalis:
- a CDS encoding DeoR/GlpR family DNA-binding transcription regulator, translating into MLTEERHQKILQLLDQKSVVKSQELANLFNASESTIRRDLQELEDANLLERIHGGAKRILNLGFEQNMTEKSIKNTHEKQKIASLAASCVQDGDMIYLDAGSTTLEMIPFLVGKQIHVVTNSVHHAAKLSDMEIPTIMLGGTLKLSTKAIIGATSMEQLQHFRFNKAFLGTNGAHLEFGLTTPDPEEAALKALAIHQAETAYVLLDHTKFNEVTFTKVEELESVTLLTDYCPAESLQGFQQKTILMEANK; encoded by the coding sequence ATGCTTACGGAAGAACGACATCAAAAAATTTTACAATTGTTAGATCAAAAATCAGTCGTCAAATCACAAGAACTTGCTAACTTATTCAATGCTTCAGAATCCACAATCCGCCGCGATTTACAAGAATTAGAAGACGCCAATTTGTTAGAACGCATTCACGGCGGAGCTAAGCGTATTCTTAATTTAGGCTTTGAACAAAACATGACCGAAAAATCAATCAAAAACACGCACGAAAAGCAAAAGATTGCTTCTTTAGCAGCTAGTTGTGTACAAGATGGCGATATGATCTATTTAGATGCTGGTTCAACCACGTTAGAAATGATCCCTTTTTTAGTTGGGAAACAAATCCATGTAGTGACGAATTCCGTGCATCACGCTGCAAAACTTAGCGATATGGAAATTCCCACTATTATGCTTGGTGGTACTTTGAAGCTCTCCACTAAAGCAATCATTGGTGCCACTAGTATGGAACAGCTACAACATTTTCGTTTTAACAAAGCTTTTTTAGGAACTAACGGCGCACATTTAGAGTTTGGTTTAACGACGCCTGATCCCGAAGAAGCAGCGCTAAAAGCCTTGGCTATTCATCAAGCAGAAACAGCCTATGTTTTACTGGATCATACAAAATTTAATGAAGTAACGTTTACCAAAGTGGAAGAATTAGAGTCAGTTACTTTACTAACTGACTACTGCCCTGCTGAATCGCTTCAAGGATTCCAGCAAAAAACTATTTTAATGGAGGCAAACAAATGA